TTAAtcattctttattttattttatttttatttttattttataaaataagatttATAAATAGAGTTAGTAcctaaaatatatgttgtGAATTGtctaatgaaaaaaaaaaaaaaaacttttaattTCAATAATTTCCAAAAAGGAAATGACACTTTTaggaaaaatgtaaaaattatacttttttcagCTAATTTTTCcgtttataaaaatgtacttatattttaaatatttgtgaATTAATCATTTTGCCTATGACATTATTGTTTAATGAAGTAGTTGTAacatttcttattttttttttagtaaaataataaaaatgaatgtaCCTTTAATATGGTATAAAATTTGTAATGTAATACCTTATTAATtgttttcaatattttacatatctTAATATTAGGTTAAATTTTaaacttatataaattaagtagaattaaaaaaaaaaaaaaaaaaaaaaaaaaagaattttcccttttttctaTATAGCTTAAAGTTTTGTAATAGTTAAATTATAAAGGAGTTGAAAATGAAGAGAGCTTtgaatattactttttatttaatttttttttatttctgtatatatataagtagtGCTAGACCGACAAATAACGATAACAATGAGCAAggtataaataatagaaaaaataatttaagaaaagGTTCTGAGTACAATGGTCAACTGATTGGTAGTAGTGATAATGGAGATACAAATTTACAACAAGACGGAAATCATATCAATATGGTAGGTAATGATGGTCACGGTGCAAGTGGTGGTGATAATACAAGAGAAAGTACTGTTAATCTGAGGAGCGTTCAAGCAGAAGGTGTAGAATCTCAATCTGGAACTACACATCATGAACATGGATCAGGTCTTACTACATCCACAGAAACAGCTGTTGAAGGCTGTACAAAACCAGATTGTACGGATTGTACAAGAGGTGATCGCACTGTATGTCCAGAAGAAAGCTGTACTGAACGTTCAACAGGAAGCCGTACTGAATGTTCAACAGAAGGGGCTAAATGCTCAGAtcaaaaatgtacaaaatgtAATAGTACTACAAGTGAAACTACAAGTCATACGGGACATTCAGAAGGTTCGAGTGGAGTAAGCGATACAACAGTTCAAACCCCAGTAAGGGATTCCCAAACATCCCAAAATCGTACAAACAGTGAGCAAGCAGATGTAAGATCTGAGGATCAAGGAAGTAAAAGTGAACCAGACACAACAGTAACCAATTCACTACAGGAAATAACATTAACTGATAAAGGTAATATTGATATAACCAATGAGGAGGAGCTCGTAAAAGAGGAGATTGAAGATGTTGACAATGATGATAcagaagaagaggaagagcAAGAGCAAGTAATAACTGAAGATACAATAAAAGAAGATatggaagaagaagaagaagatgaTGAGGATGAAGAGGAAGAGGAACAAGAAGAGGAACAAATACAGCAGGAAAACGAAAAAGAGACatcacaaaaaaatgaagaaaaagaatcCAGAACAAATGATACTAAGGCCCATGATTCACTTGCTAAAGATTACAGAGAAGatattgaaattaaaaaaatggcTGATACATTTGTTAGCACATTGATTAGTTTACTCGATAATTCTAATGGGGTTAATAGTACAATCAAAGATTTATCAAAAGATATTACTCAATTTTTATTGACATAAATTTATG
The window above is part of the Plasmodium malariae genome assembly, chromosome: 10 genome. Proteins encoded here:
- the PmUG01_10046700 gene encoding uncharacterized protein; its protein translation is MKRALNITFYLIFFYFCIYISSARPTNNDNNEQGINNRKNNLRKGSEYNGQLIGSSDNGDTNLQQDGNHINMVGNDGHGASGGDNTRESTVNLRSVQAEGVESQSGTTHHEHGSGLTTSTETAVEGCTKPDCTDCTRGDRTVCPEESCTERSTGSRTECSTEGAKCSDQKCTKCNSTTSETTSHTGHSEGSSGVSDTTVQTPVRDSQTSQNRTNSEQADVRSEDQGSKSEPDTTVTNSLQEITLTDKGNIDITNEEELVKEEIEDVDNDDTEEEEEQEQVITEDTIKEDMEEEEEDDEDEEEEEQEEEQIQQENEKETSQKNEEKESRTNDTKAHDSLAKDYREDIEIKKMADTFVSTLISLLDNSNGVNSTIKDLSKDITQFLLT